The Bacillus sp. NEB1478 genome contains the following window.
GAAATGATAGGCCATAATCTAAGAAAAAAACAAATCGAAAAAGGGGTTCATCAAGAAAGATGTCTAGTTATTCATGAACAATCAGAACTTGCCGGTTTCCTGATTTATCATACGGAATTTTTTGAATGCTGTTTTATTTCACTTTTAATGATTAAGCCTTCTTTTCAAAGAAAAGGTCTAGCAAAAGCACTTTTAATGAGCATGGAGAAGTTTTCACCTACTAAGAAAATTTTTTCATCTACCAATCAATCAAACGAAACTATGCATAGCGTTTTTAATAGATGCGGCTACAAGAAAAGCGGTTATATTGAAAATCTGGACGAAGGCGATCCTGAGACTATTTATTTCAAATCCATATAAGGAGATAATCAAATGGCAAAACTACAAAAGATCGATCAAGCTATCGATGAACTCTTTCGTTATCGAGAAATTGGGACAGATCCGGCATTTAGCCGCTTTATCCCTATGGTATATGACCCGATTCAATATCCATGGCGGGACCAATTTGAACCGGAATTTAATCAGTTGTTTAACGGGATAATGATAAAAGGTGTGGAAGAAGTAGGACGTGTATTTTTAGCCGTTTTCCCAACTGATGATGTTTTAACCCGCTTTATATCTGAAGGCGAAGCTGGTGATCTATTATTCATGCATCATCCACTCGTAATGGAATGCGGAGACCCAAGGGGGGAGTGGGGTAAAGGGTTTGTTCCTATCCAGCCTCACCTTATCCAGCAGATGAAAGAAAAGAGCTTATCTGTATTTACACTCCACGTTCCACTGGATTATTCGAGAACAATCAGCACAAGTGATGCAGTTGCTGAAGCGATAGGAGCAAAAGTCGTTTCTGAGTTTTTTAAAGAGGAGAAAGGAGCATGCGGTGTCATTTGCGAGATTCCTCCGATCTCAACCGAAGCGCTCATTGAAAAGTCAAAAGAAATCTTCGGAATCCCATATGCTGATGTTGAAGGACCGCAACATTCTGAAATTACGAAAATAGCAATTGCGGCAGGATGCGGTGACAAAGTGTATGCCATGAAAGATGCGGAAGATTTAGGTGCACAAGCTTACCTTACAGGTGAAGTTCATTGTCACATTGATAACGACTATGGCAGAAAAAAATACAAAGAAATGAAAGAGTATTTGAAGGAAACATCGATGAGTCTAATTGGTGTATCACATGCTGCATCAGAATACTTGGTGCATGCAACACAACTAAAGAAATGGTTTGAAGAACAATTTCAGATCCCCGTTTCGCTAATCCCGCAAGAAAAATGGTGGGTGTAACTTTAAGCTATTTTTAGTTTGCAAAACATTTGAACTGAAAGTAGGAATAAGAGTGAATATACGTCAAGCAGTCTTAGAGGATGCAGCAAGCATTGCAGAAGTTCAAGTGAAAAGCTGGCAAAGTTCATATAAAGGTCTTGTAAAGGAATGCTATTTGCAAAGCATGTCCATCTCGGAACGCACTGGTAGATGGAAGGATTGGATTTATGCAGATCCCACGCACCATGTATTAGTGCTTGAAGACAATAAAAAAGTGACAGGGTTTATTTCAGGAGGCAAAATACGCTCTGAACATCCGTATGATAGTGAAATATACGCTTTGTATTTGATAAAAGAAGTTCAGCGAAAAGGGTATGGCACCCTATTAATAAAAGCTTTTGCTGAAAAAATAAAGAACGAAGGCAAAGAAAGCATGGTCGTATGGGTGCTCGCTGATAATCCATCAAAACAGGTATACATATCATTAGGGGCTGAAAAAACGGATGAAGAGCTTATTACGATTGGTCAACAAGAGCTGTTAGAAGAATGTTATGCATGGTCAAAATTATCCTTTATTTAAATAGGTATCCGCCTCGTCCCATCTTGCATAAATTAAGTTAGGCTAATTTTGAAGCCAAATTATAATTTCCCCTTCCCAAATACCCTATATTATCGTTACAATGGTAGAAGGTGTAAAAACAGAAGTTGGTGACGAGATGCATGTTGACTTAATAAATATTATTTATCAATATAGCTATTTAGGGATATTCCTTTTACTTGCATTAGGGATTATTGGGCTTCCTGTTCCTGATGAAATTTTATTAGCTACAATCGGTTATTTTATTTTTACTGGAGATTTGCCGGTTGTTCCTGCTGTTTTGAGTGCTTTTTTGGGAGCGCTAACAGGAATTACGGGAAGCTATTATTTCGGCACGTTATGCGGAAGACCTTTATTGTATAAATTAGGACCTAAAATTGGCATATCAGAAGAAAAAATTAATAAAACTCAAAACTTTTTTAATAAATATGGCAAGAGTGCTTTGTTTTTAGGCTATTTTGTTCCAGGAGTCCGGCATTTAACCGCTTATTTTGCAGGTATGTATTCTTTATCTTTCAAGAAATTTGCGATTTATGCTTATTCAGGTGGGATCTTTTGGTGTACCACTTTTATTTTAATCGGCCATCAGCTTGCTGGCCGCTGGTATTATTTGATGGACACCATCCACAAAATTGGGATCTATGCTTTTCTTATACTTGCTGTTTGCGTCATTGCGTGGATTATTTTCAAACCGAAAAACAAAAGTTCCTATTCAAACAATTGGTATAAATAAAACGTTTCCCTCGGGAGACGTTTTTTGTTTTTAAATAACCAGATCTCCCATGTATATTTTCTCTCAAATGTACAAATTTTATAAGATGACAGTCAAAAAATAATTAAAGGAGTGTCATCGTAATGAAAAAGTTAATTATGGTAACGGCTACGGCTCTAATGCTTACTTCTGTTCTTGGAGCTTGCGGCATGAACAATAAAGGTAAAAACAACCTTGGTCAAGAATCCCGTAAAAACATGACGAATGTGAATTACGACAACCGTACAAATGACATGGGTTACAATAACATCAATAACCCAACGATCAATGAAAATACACGCATGGATGTAGCGGATGAAGCAGCTAAGAAAGTTACGGATTTAAAAGAAGTAGAAGATGCAACAGTTATTAATACAGATGAAAATGCATATGTTGCTGCGAAGCTTGAAGGCGGAGAAAGCATGAAGCTTACGAAAGAGACTGAGAAGAAAATTTCAGACGCAGTGAAAAGCGTAGACCCTGATATTAATGATGTGTTTGTATCCACAAACCCTGACTTTGGTGATCGAATGAGAGGCTATGCAGACGAAATCAATAAAGGTAATCCTGTTTCTGGTTTCTTCAAAGAATTTAACGAT
Protein-coding sequences here:
- a CDS encoding GNAT family N-acetyltransferase, with translation MKIRLANQNDIQQAVKLDQEMIGHNLRKKQIEKGVHQERCLVIHEQSELAGFLIYHTEFFECCFISLLMIKPSFQRKGLAKALLMSMEKFSPTKKIFSSTNQSNETMHSVFNRCGYKKSGYIENLDEGDPETIYFKSI
- a CDS encoding YhcN/YlaJ family sporulation lipoprotein; its protein translation is MKKLIMVTATALMLTSVLGACGMNNKGKNNLGQESRKNMTNVNYDNRTNDMGYNNINNPTINENTRMDVADEAAKKVTDLKEVEDATVINTDENAYVAAKLEGGESMKLTKETEKKISDAVKSVDPDINDVFVSTNPDFGDRMRGYADEINKGNPVSGFFKEFNDTVKRIFPTQR
- a CDS encoding DedA family protein codes for the protein MVEGVKTEVGDEMHVDLINIIYQYSYLGIFLLLALGIIGLPVPDEILLATIGYFIFTGDLPVVPAVLSAFLGALTGITGSYYFGTLCGRPLLYKLGPKIGISEEKINKTQNFFNKYGKSALFLGYFVPGVRHLTAYFAGMYSLSFKKFAIYAYSGGIFWCTTFILIGHQLAGRWYYLMDTIHKIGIYAFLILAVCVIAWIIFKPKNKSSYSNNWYK
- a CDS encoding Nif3-like dinuclear metal center hexameric protein; protein product: MAKLQKIDQAIDELFRYREIGTDPAFSRFIPMVYDPIQYPWRDQFEPEFNQLFNGIMIKGVEEVGRVFLAVFPTDDVLTRFISEGEAGDLLFMHHPLVMECGDPRGEWGKGFVPIQPHLIQQMKEKSLSVFTLHVPLDYSRTISTSDAVAEAIGAKVVSEFFKEEKGACGVICEIPPISTEALIEKSKEIFGIPYADVEGPQHSEITKIAIAAGCGDKVYAMKDAEDLGAQAYLTGEVHCHIDNDYGRKKYKEMKEYLKETSMSLIGVSHAASEYLVHATQLKKWFEEQFQIPVSLIPQEKWWV
- a CDS encoding GNAT family N-acetyltransferase yields the protein MNIRQAVLEDAASIAEVQVKSWQSSYKGLVKECYLQSMSISERTGRWKDWIYADPTHHVLVLEDNKKVTGFISGGKIRSEHPYDSEIYALYLIKEVQRKGYGTLLIKAFAEKIKNEGKESMVVWVLADNPSKQVYISLGAEKTDEELITIGQQELLEECYAWSKLSFI